A window of Primulina huaijiensis isolate GDHJ02 chromosome 9, ASM1229523v2, whole genome shotgun sequence contains these coding sequences:
- the LOC140983930 gene encoding uncharacterized protein yields MELTGTLLHDYDMGTQKHTSPIKKKMKTGVEIMGTADHHEFDNLEYSGAWEPLSIPGTGDSVKVSIQSYSNGHIDCIVHDSEQDWRFTGFYGNPEVHMRHFSWELLHRLKDMAELKEIPWLIGGDFNEICYDSEKLGGNRRAPRQMQAFREVLELCELQDLHCSGEFFTWVNRRDSANIIFERLDRFVGNMKWRLHFPVARVTSLEFYHSDHRPLCLQLYSDQLQDRIRRANLHLSFRFEKGWLLEEGCREVIEHGWGSSDIGSSILQRINSCKNDLLHWDSSRLRRIPKRLKSKRDHLNTIKTSTQWHDNISQINMLEIEIENLATQEEMYWRQQSRIS; encoded by the exons ATGGAATTGACGGGGACTTTGTTGCATGATTATGACATGGGAACACAGAAACATACTAGCCCTATCAAGAAAAAGATGAAGACTGGGGTTGAAATAATGGGCACAGCCGATCACCATGAATTTGATAATTTGGAATACTCGGGGGCTTGGGAACCCCTGAGCATTCCGGGAACTGGG GACTCTGTTAAGGTGTCTATCCAGTCCTATTCGAATGGACATATTGATTGTATAGTTCATGACTCTGAGCAAGACTGGAGATTCACCGGTTTTTATGGCAATCCCGAAGTTCATATGCGTCATTTTTCTTGGGAACTACTACATCGTCTAAAGGATATGGCAGAGCTCAAGGAAATACCTTGGTTAATAGGAGGGGACTTCAATGAAATCTGCTATGATAGTGAAAAATTGGGCGGAAATAGAAGAGCTCCAAGACAAATGCAGGCTTTCCGAGAAGTTCTAGAACTGTGTGAACTCCAGGATCTGCATTGTTCGGGTGAGTTTTTTACGTGGGTAAACCGTAGGGATTCTGCTAACATAATCTTTGAGAGGCTTGACCGGTTTGTTGGGAATATGAAGTGGCGTCTCCATTTTCCAGTGGCTCGTGTGACTTCTTTGGAATTTTATCATTCCGACCACAGACCACTTTGTCTGCAGTTATATAGTGATCAGTTGCAAGACCGAATTAGAAGAGCTAACCTTCATTTGTCCTTTCGGTTCGAAAAAGGATGGTTATTGGAAGAAGGATGTAGGGAGGTGATTGAGCATGGCTGGGGTTCCAGTGATATTGGTTCATCAATTTTGCAACGTATTAATTCCTGCAAAAATGATCTGCTTCACTGGGACTCTAGCAGGCTTCGAAGAATTCCTAAGCGACTTAAATCAAAACGAGATCACCTGAATACCATAAAAACAAGTACACAGTGGCATGATAATATCTCCCAGATCAACATGCTTGAAATAGAGATAGAGAACCTCGCAACTCAAGAAGAGATGTATTGGAGGCAACAGAGTCGAATTTCCTAG